A single Xylanibacillus composti DNA region contains:
- a CDS encoding YcnI family copper-binding membrane protein has translation MRKMGANQTMRKNTRWGFTLVAALLLFSMMAGMAQAHVVVYPREAHQGTYEKFAVRVPTEIEAPTVQVRVEIPEDVDITRFEPKYGWSYELERDDSEKIIAVTWNAEGEGLSATEFGEFYMQGRIGNEAGDLVWNAIQTYADGTVVEWTGPVDADRPASVTKVHESAVAVDGHGHGAAADDNGAGTGWLQWLTLALSIGALLLSFMAMRRAQQR, from the coding sequence ATGAGAAAAATGGGGGCGAACCAAACCATGAGAAAAAACACACGTTGGGGATTTACACTGGTGGCGGCTCTGCTGTTGTTCAGCATGATGGCGGGAATGGCGCAAGCGCACGTTGTCGTCTATCCGAGAGAAGCGCATCAAGGAACCTATGAGAAGTTTGCAGTACGCGTGCCGACCGAGATCGAAGCGCCGACTGTTCAAGTGCGTGTAGAGATTCCGGAAGATGTGGACATTACGCGCTTTGAACCGAAGTACGGCTGGAGCTACGAATTGGAGCGGGACGACAGCGAGAAAATCATCGCTGTCACCTGGAACGCGGAGGGCGAGGGACTGTCCGCCACAGAATTCGGCGAGTTCTATATGCAAGGGAGAATTGGCAATGAAGCAGGCGACCTCGTCTGGAATGCGATCCAAACCTATGCCGACGGAACGGTTGTGGAATGGACCGGGCCGGTGGACGCGGATCGTCCGGCTTCTGTGACCAAGGTGCATGAGTCGGCTGTTGCAGTGGACGGCCACGGCCACGGCGCGGCGGCGGATGACAATGGTGCGGGCACAGGCTGGCTCCAGTGGCTCACCTTGGCCCTATCGATCGGTGCTTTGCTGCTGTCGTTCATGGCAATGCGCCGCGCGCAACAGCGATAA
- a CDS encoding copper resistance CopC/CopD family protein has product MERAKLNQQSGGKEERSRRLETKRMSGATRRTLPGMRVSAAVREANGQEKGSEQKLQNKEGNRETTITHHETRQNRQRSQIVFLRSRLRRRGGMSLWLVGLLLCCLYWGAASPVSGHAYVTASNPEPGKRLEQMPTEVSLTFNERVDNSLFELTVLDQHGRNVAADPELDSKRVTLRAELTTDADGLYTVNYRVISLDGHPVGGTYVFAAGLEARDGEDAELEASGEQAHDSSSSAAHSENGSLSAVRGGYLAALLLLTGSVWWRRQDMAVPLRPQLLTAIVLVLYAGMFGQQYGAWLLSQGVTELAAFAVSSAGWPWTLQLLLLAAGLWLSAAGRTIALVWAGALLAVESVQGHAARGPAGMGFLADFVHLGAAALWTAGLAGLLWTLLRKRQQWRERASKFSRTAVWSMVLLVLSGLVQGVFIWGGRWDELVYTAWGQLAVLKVLLTAAVVLTASAIWLLLRKRWRPTAIGAFAIDLLLMCLLIGTAAVMSFRTPAPVSEPLHWHTMADRVHVEMHMEPKRLGENRIALSIWADSEVPLPEQVGLVLIHLDREELQPLELELQRLEVEESEEEEEASASVHTHQYKVEEALIPMVGRWEAVLTWTGEEGEPETLRQPFRVFSGK; this is encoded by the coding sequence GTGGAGCGAGCCAAATTGAATCAGCAGTCAGGCGGAAAGGAGGAGAGAAGCAGGAGGCTGGAAACGAAGCGAATGTCCGGCGCGACAAGGCGCACCCTTCCCGGCATGCGGGTAAGCGCAGCGGTGAGGGAAGCGAACGGACAAGAAAAAGGATCGGAGCAAAAGCTGCAAAACAAGGAGGGAAATAGAGAGACTACTATCACACATCACGAGACAAGACAGAATCGGCAGCGGTCACAAATCGTCTTTCTGAGAAGCCGGCTTCGCCGTCGCGGCGGGATGAGTCTGTGGCTGGTTGGCCTATTATTGTGCTGCTTGTACTGGGGCGCGGCATCGCCCGTGAGCGGACATGCTTATGTGACAGCCTCTAACCCCGAGCCCGGCAAGCGCTTGGAGCAAATGCCGACCGAGGTGTCGCTCACCTTCAATGAGCGGGTGGACAACAGCCTGTTCGAGCTGACGGTGCTGGACCAGCATGGCCGGAATGTAGCCGCCGATCCGGAACTGGACAGCAAGCGAGTGACATTGCGCGCCGAGCTGACCACCGATGCTGACGGCCTCTATACGGTGAATTACCGTGTCATCTCGCTGGACGGCCATCCGGTTGGCGGCACGTACGTCTTCGCGGCAGGCCTTGAAGCGAGGGATGGGGAAGATGCCGAATTGGAGGCATCGGGCGAGCAGGCGCATGACTCTTCCTCATCGGCTGCTCATAGCGAGAACGGCAGCCTGTCAGCTGTCCGCGGCGGCTACTTGGCTGCACTGCTGCTTCTGACAGGCAGCGTGTGGTGGCGGCGGCAGGATATGGCTGTGCCCTTGCGTCCGCAGCTGCTTACCGCGATTGTGCTGGTGCTGTACGCCGGAATGTTCGGCCAGCAATATGGCGCTTGGCTGCTGTCGCAAGGCGTCACCGAACTGGCCGCCTTCGCCGTCTCGTCTGCGGGCTGGCCTTGGACGCTGCAGCTGCTCCTGCTGGCCGCGGGATTGTGGCTGTCCGCCGCAGGAAGGACTATCGCGCTGGTGTGGGCAGGCGCGCTGCTCGCTGTCGAAAGCGTGCAGGGACACGCCGCCAGAGGACCAGCCGGCATGGGCTTTTTGGCCGATTTCGTGCATCTGGGGGCGGCCGCATTATGGACGGCCGGATTGGCCGGACTGCTCTGGACCTTGCTGCGCAAGCGCCAGCAGTGGCGCGAGCGGGCGTCTAAGTTTTCCCGGACTGCCGTATGGAGCATGGTGCTGCTTGTATTGAGCGGCCTTGTGCAGGGCGTGTTCATTTGGGGAGGCCGTTGGGACGAGCTGGTCTATACGGCATGGGGGCAGCTCGCCGTGCTCAAAGTACTGCTGACCGCAGCCGTAGTCCTGACCGCTTCCGCCATCTGGCTGCTGCTGCGCAAACGCTGGAGACCGACAGCGATCGGAGCTTTCGCGATCGATCTGCTGCTTATGTGCCTGTTGATCGGCACGGCGGCCGTCATGAGCTTTCGCACGCCAGCGCCCGTCAGCGAGCCGCTGCATTGGCACACCATGGCTGATCGGGTGCATGTCGAGATGCATATGGAGCCGAAGCGGTTAGGGGAGAACCGCATTGCCCTGTCCATTTGGGCTGACAGCGAAGTGCCGCTGCCGGAACAGGTAGGGCTGGTGCTTATTCATCTGGACCGGGAGGAGCTGCAGCCGCTGGAACTCGAACTGCAGCGGCTAGAAGTGGAGGAGTCCGAGGAGGAGGAGGAAGCCTCGGCATCCGTGCACACCCATCAATACAAAGTGGAAGAAGCGCTGATCCCGATGGTCGGCCGCTGGGAAGCAGTGCTGACCTGGACGGGAGAAGAGGGTGAGCCGGAGACGCTTCGCCAGCCGTTCCGGGTGTTTTCCGGAAAGTAA
- a CDS encoding response regulator — MIPYRVLIIDDHPLARLAIRSVLEDSENFEVCGEAATGEEGMACCEREEPELVLMDIQMPGMDGLETARRIKRRFPNIKIVMLTVSDDTADLFAALQYGAQGYLLKNMDPAEWTGYLIDLCEEQGKPTREWSDRLFRRFRQGDAHADPGQAASDEVFLTQRELEIVQHVARGETNRGIAERLCISENTVKNHLKNIMDKCKVDNRTQLTAFAVRNGWAER; from the coding sequence ATGATCCCGTATCGCGTGCTGATCATTGACGATCATCCGCTGGCCAGACTGGCCATTCGCAGCGTGCTGGAGGATTCGGAGAACTTTGAGGTGTGCGGGGAGGCCGCTACAGGCGAGGAGGGCATGGCTTGCTGCGAGCGGGAAGAGCCGGAGCTTGTGCTGATGGACATCCAGATGCCTGGCATGGATGGTTTGGAAACTGCAAGAAGGATCAAACGGCGCTTTCCGAACATCAAGATTGTCATGCTGACCGTATCCGACGATACAGCAGATTTATTCGCGGCGCTGCAATATGGGGCTCAAGGCTACCTGCTGAAAAATATGGACCCCGCAGAATGGACGGGGTATTTAATCGACTTGTGCGAGGAGCAGGGCAAGCCGACGCGCGAGTGGTCGGACCGATTGTTCAGGCGATTTCGCCAAGGGGATGCGCATGCCGATCCAGGACAAGCGGCATCGGATGAAGTGTTTCTCACCCAGAGAGAGCTGGAAATTGTGCAGCACGTCGCGCGGGGCGAGACGAATCGGGGGATTGCGGAGCGGCTCTGCATTTCGGAAAATACGGTGAAGAATCATCTGAAAAACATTATGGACAAATGCAAGGTGGACAACCGTACGCAACTGACGGCGTTTGCCGTTCGCAACGGCTGGGCGGAGCGTTGA
- a CDS encoding spore germination protein: MAHINNIYNLKVNGVANTGSINFGNVIHKGHQANVKANIGYLQQGDNINSPLQFNNANLSTDPDVQDQAQGQI; the protein is encoded by the coding sequence ATGGCACATATTAACAATATTTACAACTTGAAGGTGAATGGGGTTGCGAATACCGGGTCCATCAACTTCGGGAACGTCATTCACAAAGGCCATCAGGCGAACGTCAAAGCCAATATCGGTTATCTTCAGCAAGGGGACAATATTAACAGTCCGCTGCAGTTCAACAATGCCAACCTGAGTACCGATCCAGATGTGCAAGATCAGGCGCAAGGCCAAATTTAG
- a CDS encoding SPL family radical SAM protein: MRSSKPNKVVIRHRPTKQWLTPTGGYLTGYTHTLNPYAGCDFACSYCYVRRMPPALFRGLPWGEWVDVKEADPSRFAAELARKKRKGPVRIFMSSATDPYQRLEAKEQVTRALLEAMAADPPDFLLIQTRSPLVTRDLDLIRRLRPHVRVSMTIETDREDVRQAFSPGTPPLAARRQACLALREAGIPLQIAVSPLLPCTDRFAGQLARLAPDRVVLDDFFMGDGSGGKRTKQLGLQPIFADLDAEEWYQPDAYRRILALLKNALPEGAVYVSQPGFLP, translated from the coding sequence ATGCGTTCATCAAAGCCTAATAAGGTCGTTATCCGGCACAGGCCGACCAAGCAATGGCTGACCCCAACCGGCGGTTACTTGACAGGCTATACACATACGTTGAATCCATATGCAGGCTGTGATTTCGCCTGCTCCTACTGCTATGTGCGCCGCATGCCTCCCGCGCTGTTTCGGGGATTGCCGTGGGGAGAGTGGGTCGATGTGAAGGAAGCAGACCCGTCCCGCTTCGCGGCTGAGCTCGCGCGCAAGAAGCGCAAAGGCCCTGTCCGCATCTTCATGTCCTCGGCCACCGATCCCTACCAGCGTCTGGAGGCGAAGGAGCAAGTGACGCGCGCGCTCCTTGAGGCCATGGCTGCCGATCCGCCAGACTTTCTCCTCATCCAGACCCGAAGTCCGCTCGTCACCCGCGATCTCGATTTGATCCGGCGACTCCGGCCGCATGTGCGGGTAAGCATGACAATCGAGACGGACCGCGAGGATGTGCGTCAAGCTTTCTCGCCTGGCACCCCGCCGCTGGCTGCAAGACGACAGGCTTGCCTGGCCTTGCGCGAGGCGGGAATTCCACTGCAGATTGCTGTCTCTCCGCTTCTGCCCTGCACGGACCGCTTCGCCGGACAGCTGGCCAGGCTCGCGCCGGACCGGGTCGTGCTGGACGACTTCTTCATGGGCGACGGCAGCGGAGGGAAGCGGACCAAGCAGCTCGGCCTGCAACCCATCTTCGCTGATTTGGACGCGGAAGAATGGTACCAGCCCGATGCCTATCGCCGGATATTGGCGCTTCTCAAGAACGCCCTCCCGGAAGGCGCGGTATATGTAAGCCAGCCTGGCTTTCTCCCATAG
- a CDS encoding Hsp20/alpha crystallin family protein, which produces MGGQGREESPMDWSKFEEYFQHIFPSALPKQNDSAWLKEWIGTSMGKGLEHVPFAFAGSQPEVFETHRLVVVRANVPDPARLDHMRIRLSENVLLLEGLRREEVRLPLPAAVKPRTARAVYRDGVLQITARKRYADISYHEVPIAY; this is translated from the coding sequence ATGGGAGGACAAGGGCGCGAAGAGTCGCCTATGGATTGGTCGAAGTTCGAGGAGTATTTCCAGCACATCTTTCCGAGCGCGCTGCCGAAGCAGAACGATTCGGCATGGTTGAAGGAATGGATCGGCACTTCTATGGGGAAGGGGCTGGAACATGTTCCGTTCGCATTTGCCGGCAGCCAGCCGGAGGTATTTGAAACGCATCGGCTTGTAGTCGTTCGGGCCAATGTGCCTGATCCGGCAAGGCTCGATCATATGCGCATCCGGTTGTCCGAGAACGTGCTGCTTCTGGAGGGACTAAGGCGGGAGGAAGTGCGTCTGCCGCTGCCAGCTGCAGTCAAGCCGCGGACAGCAAGAGCTGTTTATCGGGACGGGGTATTGCAAATTACGGCGCGCAAACGCTATGCGGACATCTCTTATCACGAGGTTCCTATCGCGTACTAG